In Streptomyces sp. RFCAC02, the following proteins share a genomic window:
- the hisF gene encoding imidazole glycerol phosphate synthase subunit HisF, whose translation MTLAVRVIPCLDVDAGRVVKGVNFRNLRDAGDPVEMAKLYDAEGADELTFLDITASSGNRETTYDVVRRTAEQVFIPLTVGGGVRTPDDVDRLLRAGADKVGVNTAAIARPELIREIAERFGSQVLVLSVDARRCPEGTVTESGFEVTTHGGRRGTGIDAVAWAQRAAELGAGEILLNSMDADGTKDGYDTTMIAAVRKRVAIPVIASGGAGRLADFPPAVEAGADAVLAASVFHFGDLRIGEVKGALRGAGHTVR comes from the coding sequence GTGACGCTGGCGGTACGGGTCATTCCCTGCCTGGACGTGGACGCGGGCCGGGTCGTCAAGGGCGTCAACTTCCGGAACCTCCGCGACGCCGGCGACCCGGTGGAGATGGCCAAGCTCTACGACGCGGAGGGCGCGGACGAGCTGACGTTCCTCGACATCACCGCGTCGTCGGGGAACCGCGAGACGACCTACGACGTGGTGCGCCGCACCGCCGAGCAGGTCTTCATCCCGCTGACGGTGGGCGGCGGCGTCCGCACGCCCGACGACGTGGACCGGCTGCTGCGCGCCGGCGCGGACAAGGTCGGCGTCAACACGGCGGCCATCGCGCGGCCCGAGCTGATCCGCGAGATCGCCGAGCGGTTCGGCAGCCAGGTACTCGTGCTGTCGGTGGACGCGCGGCGCTGCCCCGAGGGCACGGTCACGGAGTCCGGCTTCGAGGTGACGACGCACGGCGGGCGGCGCGGCACCGGCATCGACGCGGTCGCCTGGGCACAGCGGGCGGCCGAGCTCGGGGCGGGCGAGATCCTGCTGAACTCCATGGACGCCGACGGCACCAAGGACGGCTACGACACGACGATGATCGCCGCGGTGCGCAAGCGGGTCGCGATCCCCGTCATCGCCTCGGGCGGCGCCGGCCGGCTCGCGGACTTCCCGCCGGCGGTCGAGGCGGGCGCGGACGCCGTGCTCGCCGCGTCGGTGTTCCACTTCGGTGATCTGCGGATTGGCGAAGTGAAGGGCGCGCTGCGCGGGGCGGGCCACACCGTCCGCTGA
- a CDS encoding Rid family hydrolase, whose amino-acid sequence MALERVGTGGPWEETLGAARAVAAGDMVLVGGTMPPTAGAAAVGDPYEQARVALADAVAALTPFGLGIESVVRTRIYLSHSRDVEEVTRAHQELFAAVRPVTTLAVVAGFADSRILVQVEIEAYRGPRGGAGAEGGERP is encoded by the coding sequence ATGGCGCTGGAACGCGTGGGGACCGGCGGTCCGTGGGAGGAGACGCTCGGCGCGGCGCGTGCCGTCGCGGCCGGTGACATGGTGCTGGTCGGCGGCACGATGCCGCCGACCGCCGGTGCCGCGGCCGTGGGGGACCCGTACGAGCAGGCCCGGGTGGCGCTCGCGGACGCGGTGGCGGCGCTGACGCCGTTCGGGCTCGGCATCGAGTCCGTCGTGCGGACCCGCATCTACCTCAGCCACTCGCGGGACGTGGAGGAGGTCACCCGCGCCCACCAGGAGCTGTTCGCGGCGGTCCGGCCGGTGACGACGCTGGCCGTGGTCGCGGGCTTCGCCGACTCGCGCATCCTCGTGCAGGTCGAGATCGAGGCGTACCGCGGGCCGCGGGGCGGGGCGGGCGCCGAGGGGGGCGAGCGGCCGTGA
- the priA gene encoding bifunctional 1-(5-phosphoribosyl)-5-((5-phosphoribosylamino)methylideneamino)imidazole-4-carboxamide isomerase/phosphoribosylanthranilate isomerase PriA, with the protein MLELLPAVDVRNGQAVRLVHGESGTETSYGDPYAAAVAWQRAGAQWLHLVDLDAAFGTGDNREQIADVVRAMDIEVELSGGIRDDDTLAAALATGCTRVNLGTAALESPEWVAKVIAEHGDRIAVGLDVRGTTLRGRGWTRDGGDLFETLERLNAEGCARYVVTDINKDGTLQGPNLDLLRSVCEATDRPVVASGGVSSLKDLRAIASLTSVGVEGAIVGKALYAGAFTLEEALRTVEAVA; encoded by the coding sequence ATGCTGGAACTCCTCCCCGCCGTCGACGTCCGCAACGGCCAGGCCGTCCGCCTGGTGCACGGCGAGTCCGGCACCGAGACGTCCTACGGCGACCCGTACGCCGCCGCCGTCGCCTGGCAGCGGGCCGGCGCGCAGTGGCTGCACCTGGTCGACCTCGACGCCGCGTTCGGCACCGGCGACAACCGCGAGCAGATCGCCGACGTCGTCCGCGCCATGGACATCGAGGTCGAGCTGTCCGGCGGCATCCGCGACGACGACACCCTCGCCGCCGCCCTCGCCACCGGCTGCACCCGCGTCAACCTCGGTACCGCGGCCCTGGAGTCCCCGGAGTGGGTCGCCAAGGTGATCGCCGAGCACGGCGACCGGATCGCCGTCGGCCTCGACGTCCGCGGCACGACGCTGCGCGGCCGCGGCTGGACGCGGGACGGCGGCGACCTCTTCGAGACCCTGGAGCGGCTGAACGCCGAGGGCTGCGCCCGCTACGTCGTGACCGACATCAACAAGGACGGCACCCTCCAGGGGCCGAACCTGGACCTGCTGCGGTCCGTGTGCGAGGCCACCGACCGGCCCGTCGTGGCGTCCGGCGGCGTGTCGTCGCTGAAGGACCTGCGGGCCATCGCGTCCCTCACCTCCGTGGGCGTGGAGGGCGCGATCGTCGGGAAGGCGCTGTACGCGGGCGCCTTCACGCTGGAGGAGGCGCTGCGGACGGTGGAGGCGGTGGCCTGA
- the hisH gene encoding imidazole glycerol phosphate synthase subunit HisH — protein sequence MSGSPGRGRKVVVFDYGFGNIRSAQRAVARTGAEVEITRDLDTALNADGLLVPGVGAFAACMNGLRQARGDWVVGRRLAGGRPVLGICVGMQILFARGIEHGVASEGLDEWPGTVGPLRADIVPHMGWNTVRPPADSRLFAGIAPGERFYFVHSYAVHDWELPAHHAAQSPAKVTWSTHGEPFVAAVENGPLWATQFHPEKSGDAGARLITNWIETL from the coding sequence GTGTCCGGCAGCCCGGGGCGCGGCCGGAAGGTCGTGGTCTTCGACTACGGCTTCGGCAACATTCGCTCCGCCCAGCGCGCCGTCGCCAGGACCGGCGCCGAGGTCGAGATCACGCGCGACCTGGACACCGCGCTGAACGCCGACGGGCTCCTCGTCCCCGGCGTCGGCGCGTTCGCCGCCTGCATGAACGGGCTGCGGCAGGCCCGCGGCGACTGGGTCGTCGGCCGCCGGCTGGCCGGCGGGCGGCCCGTCCTCGGCATCTGCGTCGGGATGCAGATCCTGTTCGCCCGCGGCATCGAGCACGGTGTCGCCAGCGAGGGGCTGGACGAGTGGCCGGGCACGGTGGGGCCGCTGCGCGCCGACATCGTCCCCCACATGGGGTGGAACACGGTGCGGCCCCCCGCCGACTCCCGGCTGTTCGCAGGCATAGCACCCGGCGAGCGGTTCTACTTCGTCCACTCGTACGCGGTCCACGACTGGGAGCTGCCCGCCCACCACGCGGCGCAGAGCCCCGCGAAGGTCACCTGGTCCACGCACGGCGAGCCGTTCGTCGCCGCCGTGGAGAACGGGCCGCTGTGGGCCACCCAATTCCACCCGGAGAAGTCCGGCGACGCCGGCGCCCGCCTCATCACCAACTGGATCGAGACTCTGTGA